Within the Montipora foliosa isolate CH-2021 chromosome 11, ASM3666993v2, whole genome shotgun sequence genome, the region GAAACTGCCCGAAGGAAAACAGCTGAAGCTGCCTTAGAAACCAAGAGATTCTCTGTGAAAATTTGCGACAAGATCCAAAGGTATTTAAATTTTATACCGGTTTTGCTGAAGAACAGTTTTCTTGCCCTTTGGaattttttggcgatggaatGAACATTCTGACCTACTGGGGATCATCAAGTGCTTCCAATTCCAACAATGAACATTTGGGAGGTTCGAAACCTGGGCCGTCAAGGAAACTGACCGCTGAAGATGAGCTACTTCTGGTGTTGACCAGGCTGCGTGTTGGAATACTTGAACAAGATTTAGCTGTTCGTTTTGAGCTCTCGCAATCGCATGTATCAAGAATTATCACCACCTGGGTTAATGCCATGTTTCACCGCTTTAAAGAAGTAGAAATCTGGCCAATGCGTGAGCAGGCATTGGCAAACTTACCTGAAAAGGTGAGGGAGTTTTGTCCAACATTAAGGTGTATCATTGATGCTACAGAAATTTATATTGAACAGCCCAAAAACCCCGAGCTCAGCAGCTTACATTCTCGACGTACAAGAATCATAACACCCTGAAGTCCCTCATTGGAATCAGTGGTGATGGTGCAATAAACTTTGTCTCCACTTTAGAAGGTGGGTCAATTTCAGACAGGGATCTGACAGTGAAATCTGGCATTCTTGGCAAGGACTGGGCTAAGGGTGATGTGCTAATGGCAGATCGTGGGTTTGAAATACAAGATGACCTCGCACCTTTGGGTGTGAAGTTGAACATTCCCCCTTTCTTAAAAGGGAAAGGTCAATTTCAAGAAGATGAGCTTGTGAAAACTCAACGTATTGCCAAGTTTCGCATTCATGTTGAGCGAGCCATTGAGCGAATCAAAAATTATCACATCTTGGACTATGTGCCAATCACATTGTGCTCATCTGGCATTATTGATCAAATGTTCTTTGTTTGTGCAATGCTGACAAACTTTCTGCCACCATTAGTGTCAGACAACAAGGAAATCAGCGACATGACCTCCTGACCACCGTTGTTGTTATTTATGTGCATTTTATGTTAGCATCTACCATACAAGCGGGTAGTGTTCCTCCGACTGATTGGCTTTTCAATcttcaagaaaataaaagggctaataattatcattatatATTGGGACTTGTTATTCACAAGTCTGGTATATACTGAAACAATAATGTCATTGAAAAGTGCAAATTCCATAGTTGTTTAATTACTCTACAAAAATATAATCACAAGATTTACAGTCTCATATGTACATGTAGACAGATGTCGTCaattgcagatttttttttaacaacaactCTCAAGTGTGTGAGCCTTATTCTCAGGCATTAATACCCTTTGCGAGTGAGTTACGTTTTTAGAAAAATACATTGTGAATCTTTCCAACCAGCTCAATAGGCAACATCACTTTCTACTATGCATTGAGATTGACTGGGATTGAAGCTGATAATGGGTATGACACCAgattgaaaaaaactctgatAAGACATTGAATTTTTCTGTAGATTTTTTAACTCTTGGCTtaaattttatgatttttttactGCACCGGTAATTAAGATTTTTGCAGTAATGCTGGCATGATGTGGTTAAAATAGAAATCAGTTAGTTTTGGTAGTGAAGTTCCATGCCATGTCTCATCAAAATAGATCCTTTCAACATGTACTCCTTGGTCACCAAGGGTCAAATCAGTCATCAGCATGAAGTCATTCCAGCTCAGGCCTGAAACTCCACACTGGCTTTGAACTTGATGATGGTAATGATGTTTCCGGTCAAGTTGAAGGATATCACCATTTTTGATTAAACAGAATGATTTCTTTTTCCCAAACTGTGGCTCTCGTTTGGCTTTGTATGTCTGTAAGGGAGTCATTCCCTTACCAGACTCTATACATTTAATTTCCAGTCCTCCATAAGGGGGGTCACTTGTAGGATCATAAACTATCCTGTCAGGGGAAGCCCCGAGCCAACTATATTTTAGGTTAACAATCAGCCCACAGGGGAATACTTTGATTCCTTGGTGTCCATGCCTCTCCTGGTATTGTAAGTAGTAATCAGCTACAGTGTCTTCATTGTCACGGCCATAATTGAGTGAACTGACATTTAAATTTCCATGGGAACATGTCAGTCTCTCAACAAGTTTGGAACAatcttttatttcttcttttaagcACTGCCCCAAAATTTGAGGCAGTCAGTCGGCATTGTCTATACTTGAACCAATCAATGTTTTCAGACTGTTCTCTAGTTGAAGATTCTATTGCAGCAGCTTGGTCAAAGTTCACCTTTACTGTGCTGTTCAATAGGAGCTTGGCTTCTTCAGACAGATTCTTTGTAACTGAAACTTCATTAACAGAAGAATCATGTAGTGGAAGCTTGACTGGCATATCCATTGATGTGCTTAGACTAGCTCCAGTGCGAGATGTAGAGCAGGATGGTGAATAATTGGGAGGGGTTAGTGGCAAGGGGCTGGAAGGAAAATGAGATGGCGTGTTCTGAACAGTTTGGGATGGTAAAGGGTATGGGGAACTGATTATATTACCTTTCATTGGTGGGGTAGAATGGGTAGAGGAAACTGGTGGAGTGGGTGGGGGTGTGGCAGGTATCTCATTTAATGTCCTCCTGGGGTTTAAACCTTTGTTACCCATGATAACTGGTGATACTATAGGGATAACTTCTGGTTCTGTTTCCCCTGAAGAAACCGTTGATGAGAAATGAACACCTATTGGTGATTTCCCAAGAGTAACTGGGGATGTTGAAATGGTTGAGTTATGAACAGCAAATGTTGGAGTTGACTGCATGGATGACTCTGGATTTGAGGGAAGGAAAAAACTTGTTGCTGGGATTGGGCAGGAGGCTtgattaactgggtgagagtcTAAATTAGTTGGGACTGTTGAAGCCACTTGTTGAACAGGAGTAGCTCCTCTTTGCCGGGTATTCAGTACTTTAAGAAATGCACAGGGCTTTGACAATCCCTTGCTCAAATTAGCCAGCTTTAAAGTCGCATCAAGCTGTTCACGACGATGTTTCACGGGAATGGCATTATAGCTTTCTGGGAATGGCTTAGGGTGCGCTTTCTTCACCCTTCCATACTCAGCACCGCTCAAACGATATTTCGTAGATGTTCTTGGAGTCTAGTTTTTTTTGTCGTGGCTGATTCCACGTTTGCAGCCGCGACATGCAAGACAGGAAGGGCCGTGTAAAACCTAGTCTGACAAACTCCTCAAGGGCATAGCAAAAGGCCGCAATATATTTACAGCTTCCAGTAGGTTCTCTTCCCGCGGGGCAGCCATCTTCAGCGTACAAAATCTCGGCAGAAGGAGAAAGAACCATTTGGATTT harbors:
- the LOC137976608 gene encoding uncharacterized protein; the encoded protein is MNILTYWGSSSASNSNNEHLGGSKPGPSRKLTAEDELLLVLTRLRVGILEQDLAVRFELSQSHVSRIITTWVNAMFHRFKEVEIWPMPQKPRAQQLTFSTYKNHNTLKSLIGISGDGAINFVSTLEGGSISDRDLTVKSGILGKDWAKGDVLMADRGFEIQDDLAPLGVKLNIPPFLKGKGQFQEDELVKTQRIAKFRIHVERAIERIKNYHILDYVPITLCSSGIIDQMFFVCAMLTNFLPPLVSDNKEISDMTS